The sequence AAATAGAACCAAAGGTGTATGAATATGGTTTTTTGAAAGAATAAAAATCTAAAAATGAACCATCTCCCAAAAGTTACTCTTGATATACTTGTAATTCTGTAACTATTAAATTATCAATACTTTTGAAATCCAATCAATAATTGGGGTAAAAGAAATTTTTTAGAGTGTACCCAATAGTTACAATATTCTAACAAAATAATCCAAAAAATAACATACATTCATAAAAAAATAATATATTCATTAGATTACACAAAAATAACATTTTATTAAACTTTTACCTCAAAATATAAAAAAATATGCAATACAACGTAATAGTGATAGGTTCCGGACCAGGTGGTTATATAGCAGCTATAAGATGTGCCCAATTAAACCTAAAAACAGCAATCATCGAAAAATACGAAACATTAGGAGGAACATGTCTCAACGTAGGATGTATTCCTTCTAAGGCATTATTAGATTCATCAGAACATTTTTACAATGCTACCCATTCATTTAAAGAACATGGAATAAATATTTCCGGTATATCCTCCGACTTATCCCAAATGATAACCCGAAAAAACCAAGTAGTAAAGCAAACATGTGATGGAATTTCTTTTCTTATGAAAAAAAATAAAATAGATGTTTATAACGGAATGGGATCTTTTTTAGATGCGAATAGAATCCAAATAAAAGACAAAAATAAAAAAGAAACTATTCTCAATGGAGAAAAAATTATTATAGCAACCGGTTCTAAACCCGCATCATTACCATTTATTCAAATAGATAAACAAAAAATAATTACCAGCACAGAAGCTCTGCAATTAACAAAAATCCCTAAAAATATGGCTATAATAGGAGGAGGAGTAATAGGGATGGAACTAGGATCTGTCTTTGCAAGATTAGGAACAAATATAACAGTCATAGAATATTTGGACTCTATTATCCCTACTATGGACAGAACTATGGGAAAAGAACTTCAAAAATCCTTAAAAAACATTGGTTTCCAATTCTATCTGCAACATAAAGTAACTTCTGTTCAAAATACAAATAAAAAAATAACCATACAAGCTCAAAATCATAATAACGAAACAACTACCATAGAATCAGAATATTGCTTAGTCTCCATAGGCAGAAAACCCTATACAGAGAATCTCGGCTTAGAAAATATCGGTATTATCCCCGATAAACAAGGAAAAATAGAAACAGATACCAATCTGGAAACAAAAGTGAAAGGAATATACGCTATTGGAGATGTTACTAAAGGTCCTATGCTCGCACACAAAGCAGAAGAAGAAGGGGTCTTTGTCGCAGAAATTATTGCAGGGCAAAAACCACACATAAACTATAATCTTATACCCAACGTGGTCTATACATGGCCAGAAGTAGCATCTGTAGGATATACTGAAGAACAACTCAAAGAACACTCTACACCCTATAAAATAGGATCTTTCCCATACAAAGCATTAGGAAGAGCAAAAGCAAGTAACGATGAAGAAGGATTAGTAAAAATACTGGCGCATAAACAAAGTGATGAAATACTAGGAATGCATATCATAGGAGCAAGAGCCGCCGATATGATAGCAGAAGGAGTTGTAGCTATGGAATACAAAGCATCCGCAGAAGACATTGCCCGTATATCACATGCACACCCCACTTATACAGAAGCAATAAAAGAAGCATGTCTATCTGCTACCGAAAATAGACCTCTCAATATATAAATCATCCCAAAATAATGTTTGAAACACTACCACTCAATAGACAACTCTTAAATGCCATACAAGATCTAGGATTTACAACACCTACTCCCATTCAGATGAAAGCCATTCCTCTCATAAATGCTGGAAGAAATATACTCGCTATAGCTCAAACAGGAACAGGAAAAACAGCCGCCTACTTATTACCCATACTCTATAAAATAAAATTTGCACAAGAACGCTCCCCCATAGCACTTATTATAGCACCTACCCGAGAATTAGTAATGCAAATAGAACAGCACTGCATACTACTCGCTAAATATACCAACATAAGAATAACTTCTTTCTTCGGCGGAAAAAACCCAAAAAAAGATGCAGCAAAATGTGAAAAAGGAATAGATATTATCGTTTCTACCCCCGCAAGATTTTTAGAAATATACCATCTACAAGTATTTTCTACTAAATTCATAAAAACCCTCGTACTAGACGAAGCCGATAAAATAATGGATATGGGATTTATACACCAAATCAGAAATATATTAGAAATAATCCCATCTAAAAAAAGACAAAACCTCCTCTTTTCTGCTACCATACCCCAAAAAGTAATCCAACTATCAGAAGAATTTTTAGAATTCCCCGAAAAAATAGACCTATCCCAAGACAATATAACCCCTCTCTCCATCCAACAAAATATCACTTTTATACCAAACCTAAAAACAAAAATCCACATGCTGGAATGGATACTCATCCATAAAGTAAAAGAAAATGAAAGAGTCATCCTATTCACAAAAACAAAACAAAGAGCTACTGAAGTATGTAAGTTTTTACAAAGAAAAATCACAAAATCTGCTCTAGTAATACACGGAAACAAAGACCAAAACACTCGTATAAACGCTCTCAATTCCTTTAGAAAAAATGAAACACAGATACTAGTAACCACAGACATAACCGCTCGAGGAATAGATATTCCTGAAGTTATGTATGTTATTAATTTTGATGTACCTCTCATCTATGAAGATTATATCCATCGCATAGGCAGAACAGGGAGAGTAAACCAACAAGGAACAGCATGGACCTTTGTATCCCCCGAAGAAGAACACCATATAAAAAAAATTGAACATATACTCAAAAAAAAAATACAGATATTTTCCATCCCACAAGAAGTAGAAGTAACCCCTACTCCCAAAGAAGAAAGGCAAGACATGAATAGAAAAATAGATACACAGATGAAAAAAGAAAATCCAAACTTCCAAGGTGCTTTTCATAAAAAAAAAAAGAACCCCGTTTTTCACCATAAAAAAACAAATAACAAATAACAAAATAAAAAAAAACCACTTAGAAAACCCTCTTTTACAGAAATACTGGATTTTAAAACTACTGATAGCCAAATAGTACAAAATTATAAGTGCTAAACACTTATTTTTATGAGCACACTCAAATGAAAATATAAAAAAAATAAAAATATTTGCTAAATTTTCAAAAATATATAAATTGTGTTTAGAAAATAAATTTAAAAAATAGAAGGGTTCTATTATTTTTTACAATTTCAAAACAAAACAATTTTTAGAACCCAACCTAAACAAATATCATAATTAACAAATATAACAACTATGGAAAATAAAGAAAAAGGAAAATGCCCTGTCATGCACGGAGCAAACACAGAATCAAAAAATTCTGTTATGAGTTGGTGGCCAGATTCACTCCATTTGGACATTTTACACCAACACGATACCAAAACGAACCCCTTAGGACAAAGTTTTAACTATCGCAAAGAGTTTCAAAAACTTGATTTAGAAGCAGTAAAAAACGACCTCAAAAAACTCATGACAGAAAGCCAAGACTGGTGGCCTGCTGATTGGGGAAACTACGGAGGATTAATGATACGTATGGCTTGGCACGCTGCAGGAACATATAGAATTGCCGATGGACGTGGAGGAGCAAATACAGGTAATCAACGATTTGCACCATTGAATAGCTGGCCCGATAATGCAAATTTAGACAAAGCCCGCCGACTTTTGTGGCACATCAAAAAAAAATACGGCAACAAATTATCATGGGCTGATTTAATAATACTTGCAGGAAACATGGCTTACGAATCTATGGGATTTAAAACATTTGGATTTGCAGGAGGACGAGAAGATATTTGGCATCCTGAAAAAGACATTTACTGGGGTAATGAAAAAAATTGGTTAGGAAAAAATCGTTATTCAGATACATCAGATGAAACAACTCTTGAAAATCCTTTAGCAGCAGTACAAATGGGATTGATTTACGTAAACCCCGAAGGAGTTGACAGCAAACCAAACCCTCTCAAAACAGCACAAGCAATGCGAATCACATTCAAACGAATGGCTATGAACGATGAAGAAACTGTTGCATTAACAGCAGGAGGACATACTGTTGGAAAAACTCATGGAAATGGTGATGCTTCTCTTTTAGGACCAAACCCCGAAGCAGCTGATTTAGAACAACAAGGCTTAGGTTGGATGAATCCAAAAGGAAAAGGAAATGCAGAACATACTGTAACCAGCGGACTAGAAGGAGCATGGACAACTTTCCCCCACAAATGGAACAATACCTATTTTTATTTATTACTCACCCACGAATGGGAAAATAAAAAAAGCCCCGCAGGAGCATGGCAATGGGAACCCATTAATATAAAAGAAGAAGATAAACCTTTTGATGCTCATATCAAAGGAGTTCGCCGAAATCCAATGATGACTGATGCAGACATGGCTCTGAAAATGGACCCCGAATACCGAAAAATATCAGAAAAATTCTATAAAAATCCAGAATATTTTGCACAAGTGTTTGCTAAAGCATGGTTTAAACTGACACACCGTGATTTGGGACCAAAAAGCCGTTACCTCGGTGCAGACGTTCCAAAAGAAGACCTCATCTGGCAAGACCCCATACCCGCAGTCCATTACACACTATCTGAATCAGAAATAGAAGAACTAAAAACAAAACTTCTAAACTGTGGATTAACCGAATCCGAACTCATTAATACTGCTTGGGATAGTGCAAGAACTTTCAGATCCTCCGATTACAGAGGGGGAGCAAATGGTGCAAGAATACGCCTCGACCCTCAAAAAAATTGGGAAGGAAATGAACCAAAACGCCTTGAAAAAGTTTTGAATGCACTCAATAAATTTCAGCTAGGACTCAGCAAAAAAATAAGTATTGCCGATCTAATAATTCTCGGAGGAAATGCAGCAATAGAAAAAGCCGCAAAAAAAGCCGGTTTCAATATAAAAGTTCCTTTTACAGCAGGAAGAGGCGATGCAACAGTCGAAATGACAGACACAGATTCTTTCGCACCACTAGAACCATTACACGACGGATACAGAAATTGGCAGAAAAAAGAATATATCGTAAAACCCGAAGAAATGCTATTAGATAGAACTCAACTCATGGGACTTACAGCCCCTGAAATGACAGTTTTAATTGGTGGAATGAGGGTTTTGGGAACTAATTATGCTGGAACAAAACACGGGGTATTTACGGAACGTGAAGGGACTCTCACCAACGATTTTTTTGTAAACCTTACCGACATGAACTACTCATGGAAACCCGTTTCAGATAATCTCTACCATATAGTAGACCGAAAAACAGGAAAAACTAAATGGACAGCAACAAGGGTAGATCTCGTTTTTGGTTCTAATTCTATACTAAGGGCTTATTCCGAATTATATGCACAAGACGATAACAAAGAAAAATTTGTAACCGACTTTGTAAAAACTTGGGCAAAAGTAATGAACGCCGACCGATTCGATATAATTACATAAAAAATCTTACTCATATATCTAAACAACTAACTGCGGATTTTTTGTAAAGTGGATACTTTGGTACTTGTACCTGAAGTATCCACTTTTATAAAATATACCTCTCATATTAAAAAATATATCTCAATAAATATAATGAACAGAAAAGAAGCTATCAAAAAAGTAGGATTGACAACCATAGGATTAGCAAGCATACCCAGTATTATAAATACATTAGATGCAAAAAATGCTAAAAAAACAGCACTCAAAGGAAATATAAACCATTCTGTTTGCAGGTGGCCTTACTCTCAAAACACCTTAGAACAAGTATGTGAAGCCGCACAATCTATAGGTATTAAATCCGTAGAATTATTGTATGAAGAAGAGTGGAATGTGGTAAAAAAATACGGACTTACCTGTGCTATGGTATACGGCTCTAAACTCCCTATAACAGTAGGGTTCAATGATCCAAAACTCCATTCTCAATACTTCCAAGAATTTTCAAATACTATACCGAAAGCAGCAGAACAAGGATTTAAAAGTATGATATGCTTCTCAGGCAATAGAAATGGTATAGATGATGTAACAGGATTAGAAAACTGTGCCAAAGGAATAGAACCCATTCTTAAAATAGCACAAAAATACGATGTAACTATTTGTATGGAAGTATTTAATAGTAAAAGAGACCATCCCGATTATCAAGCCGATAACACGAAATGGTCTATCGCTTTGGTGGAAAAATTAGGTTCTTCTTATTTCAAACTTCTCTACGATATCTACCACATGCAGATAATGGAAGGCGATATTATTGCTACTATCCAAAAATATGGAAAATACTTTGGACATTATCACACAGGAGGTGTCCCCGGCAGAAGAGAAATTGATGAAACACAAGAACTTTTCTATCCCGCAATAATGCATGCAATCGTAAAAACAGGTTATAAAGGATTTGTAGGGCAGGAGTT comes from Chitinophagaceae bacterium and encodes:
- the lpdA gene encoding dihydrolipoyl dehydrogenase, which encodes MQYNVIVIGSGPGGYIAAIRCAQLNLKTAIIEKYETLGGTCLNVGCIPSKALLDSSEHFYNATHSFKEHGINISGISSDLSQMITRKNQVVKQTCDGISFLMKKNKIDVYNGMGSFLDANRIQIKDKNKKETILNGEKIIIATGSKPASLPFIQIDKQKIITSTEALQLTKIPKNMAIIGGGVIGMELGSVFARLGTNITVIEYLDSIIPTMDRTMGKELQKSLKNIGFQFYLQHKVTSVQNTNKKITIQAQNHNNETTTIESEYCLVSIGRKPYTENLGLENIGIIPDKQGKIETDTNLETKVKGIYAIGDVTKGPMLAHKAEEEGVFVAEIIAGQKPHINYNLIPNVVYTWPEVASVGYTEEQLKEHSTPYKIGSFPYKALGRAKASNDEEGLVKILAHKQSDEILGMHIIGARAADMIAEGVVAMEYKASAEDIARISHAHPTYTEAIKEACLSATENRPLNI
- a CDS encoding DEAD/DEAH box helicase; this encodes MFETLPLNRQLLNAIQDLGFTTPTPIQMKAIPLINAGRNILAIAQTGTGKTAAYLLPILYKIKFAQERSPIALIIAPTRELVMQIEQHCILLAKYTNIRITSFFGGKNPKKDAAKCEKGIDIIVSTPARFLEIYHLQVFSTKFIKTLVLDEADKIMDMGFIHQIRNILEIIPSKKRQNLLFSATIPQKVIQLSEEFLEFPEKIDLSQDNITPLSIQQNITFIPNLKTKIHMLEWILIHKVKENERVILFTKTKQRATEVCKFLQRKITKSALVIHGNKDQNTRINALNSFRKNETQILVTTDITARGIDIPEVMYVINFDVPLIYEDYIHRIGRTGRVNQQGTAWTFVSPEEEHHIKKIEHILKKKIQIFSIPQEVEVTPTPKEERQDMNRKIDTQMKKENPNFQGAFHKKKKNPVFHHKKTNNK
- the katG gene encoding catalase/peroxidase HPI, whose amino-acid sequence is MENKEKGKCPVMHGANTESKNSVMSWWPDSLHLDILHQHDTKTNPLGQSFNYRKEFQKLDLEAVKNDLKKLMTESQDWWPADWGNYGGLMIRMAWHAAGTYRIADGRGGANTGNQRFAPLNSWPDNANLDKARRLLWHIKKKYGNKLSWADLIILAGNMAYESMGFKTFGFAGGREDIWHPEKDIYWGNEKNWLGKNRYSDTSDETTLENPLAAVQMGLIYVNPEGVDSKPNPLKTAQAMRITFKRMAMNDEETVALTAGGHTVGKTHGNGDASLLGPNPEAADLEQQGLGWMNPKGKGNAEHTVTSGLEGAWTTFPHKWNNTYFYLLLTHEWENKKSPAGAWQWEPINIKEEDKPFDAHIKGVRRNPMMTDADMALKMDPEYRKISEKFYKNPEYFAQVFAKAWFKLTHRDLGPKSRYLGADVPKEDLIWQDPIPAVHYTLSESEIEELKTKLLNCGLTESELINTAWDSARTFRSSDYRGGANGARIRLDPQKNWEGNEPKRLEKVLNALNKFQLGLSKKISIADLIILGGNAAIEKAAKKAGFNIKVPFTAGRGDATVEMTDTDSFAPLEPLHDGYRNWQKKEYIVKPEEMLLDRTQLMGLTAPEMTVLIGGMRVLGTNYAGTKHGVFTEREGTLTNDFFVNLTDMNYSWKPVSDNLYHIVDRKTGKTKWTATRVDLVFGSNSILRAYSELYAQDDNKEKFVTDFVKTWAKVMNADRFDIIT
- a CDS encoding TIM barrel protein, giving the protein MNRKEAIKKVGLTTIGLASIPSIINTLDAKNAKKTALKGNINHSVCRWPYSQNTLEQVCEAAQSIGIKSVELLYEEEWNVVKKYGLTCAMVYGSKLPITVGFNDPKLHSQYFQEFSNTIPKAAEQGFKSMICFSGNRNGIDDVTGLENCAKGIEPILKIAQKYDVTICMEVFNSKRDHPDYQADNTKWSIALVEKLGSSYFKLLYDIYHMQIMEGDIIATIQKYGKYFGHYHTGGVPGRREIDETQELFYPAIMHAIVKTGYKGFVGQEFIPSKEEPFQSLRQAIQICDV